From the genome of Vulpes lagopus strain Blue_001 chromosome 2, ASM1834538v1, whole genome shotgun sequence, one region includes:
- the LOC121476005 gene encoding UBX domain-containing protein 8-like isoform X3 has protein sequence MASRGVVGIFLLSALPILCLELRRGSPDLEEEEKNEKRQKLVRKKQQEAQGEKASRYIENVLKPHQEMKLRKLEERFYQMTGETWKLSTGHKLGGDEDLGLENESQTSFETSNREAAKRRNLPKPLTKISPSAEQPTQKEVLNLPEEPPEAAEEVVTVALRCPSGNVLRRRFLKSCSSQVLFDWMKKIGYHTSLYSLSTSFPRRPLEVGGGWSLQDIGITMDTVLNVEEREQSS, from the exons ATGGCTTCTCGTGGGGTTGTTGGGattttcctcctctctgctctccccaTCTTGTGTCTGGAGCTCCGGCGTGGGAGCCCTGATCTAG aagaagaagagaagaatgagaaacGGCAAAAACTtgtcagaaaaaaacaacaagagGCACAGGGTGAAAAGGCCAGCAGATACATAGAGAATGTTCTAAAACCTCACCAggaaatgaaattgagaaaactGGAAGAGCGCTTTTATCAGATGACGGGTGAAACCTGGAAGTTAAGCACCGGTCATAAACTTGGGGGTGACGAAGATTTGGGGCTTGAAAATGAGAGCCAGACATCTTTTGAAACATCAAACAGAGAAGCAGCAAAGAGAAGGAACTTGCCTAAGCCTCTAACCAAAATTTCACCATCTGCTGAGCAGCCTACGCAGAAGGAGGTTCTTAATCTACCTGAAGAACCTCCTGAAGCAGCTGAAGAAGTAGTTACTGTTGCTCTCCGATGTCCAAGCGGGAATGTCCTGAGAAGAAGATTTTTGAAGTCTTGCAGTTCACAGGTCTTATTTGACTGGATGAAGAAAATCGGGTACCACACATCCCTATACAGCCTTTCTACTTCCTTTCCCAGACGGCCTCTGGAAGTGGGGGGAGGCTGGTCACTGCAGGACATAGGAATAACCATGGATACTGTACTCAatgtggaagagagagagcagagcagctAA
- the LOC121476005 gene encoding UBX domain-containing protein 8-like isoform X4 translates to MASRGVVGIFLLSALPILCLELRRGSPDLGVKDLILLCGRIFLLLALLTLIISVTTSWLNSFKSSQVYLKEEEEKNEKRQKLVRKKQQEAQGEKASRYIENVLKPHQEMKLRKLEERFYQMTGETWKLSTGHKLGVLNLPEEPPEAAEEVVTVALRCPSGNVLRRRFLKSCSSQVLFDWMKKIGYHTSLYSLSTSFPRRPLEVGGGWSLQDIGITMDTVLNVEEREQSS, encoded by the exons ATGGCTTCTCGTGGGGTTGTTGGGattttcctcctctctgctctccccaTCTTGTGTCTGGAGCTCCGGCGTGGGAGCCCTGATCTAGGAGTTAAAGATCTAATTTTGCTGTGTGGTCGGATTTTCTTACTCCTTGCTCTTCTTACTTTAATTATTTCTGTGACTACCTCATGGCTTAATTCATTTAAATCATCTCAAGTATatctgaaagaagaagaagagaagaatgagaaacGGCAAAAACTtgtcagaaaaaaacaacaagagGCACAGGGTGAAAAGGCCAGCAGATACATAGAGAATGTTCTAAAACCTCACCAggaaatgaaattgagaaaactGGAAGAGCGCTTTTATCAGATGACGGGTGAAACCTGGAAGTTAAGCACCGGTCATAAACTTGGGG TTCTTAATCTACCTGAAGAACCTCCTGAAGCAGCTGAAGAAGTAGTTACTGTTGCTCTCCGATGTCCAAGCGGGAATGTCCTGAGAAGAAGATTTTTGAAGTCTTGCAGTTCACAGGTCTTATTTGACTGGATGAAGAAAATCGGGTACCACACATCCCTATACAGCCTTTCTACTTCCTTTCCCAGACGGCCTCTGGAAGTGGGGGGAGGCTGGTCACTGCAGGACATAGGAATAACCATGGATACTGTACTCAatgtggaagagagagagcagagcagctAA
- the LOC121476005 gene encoding UBX domain-containing protein 8-like isoform X2: MASRGVVGIFLLSALPILCLELRRGSPDLGVKDLILLCGRIFLLLALLTLIISVTTSWLNSFKSSQVYLKEEEEKNEKRQKLVRKKQQEAQGEKASRYIENVLKPHQEMKLRKLEERFYQMTGETWKLSTGHKLGGDEDLGLENESQTSFETSNREAAKRRNLPKPLTKISPSAEQPTQKEVLNLPEEPPEAAEEVLFDWMKKIGYHTSLYSLSTSFPRRPLEVGGGWSLQDIGITMDTVLNVEEREQSS, encoded by the exons ATGGCTTCTCGTGGGGTTGTTGGGattttcctcctctctgctctccccaTCTTGTGTCTGGAGCTCCGGCGTGGGAGCCCTGATCTAGGAGTTAAAGATCTAATTTTGCTGTGTGGTCGGATTTTCTTACTCCTTGCTCTTCTTACTTTAATTATTTCTGTGACTACCTCATGGCTTAATTCATTTAAATCATCTCAAGTATatctgaaagaagaagaagagaagaatgagaaacGGCAAAAACTtgtcagaaaaaaacaacaagagGCACAGGGTGAAAAGGCCAGCAGATACATAGAGAATGTTCTAAAACCTCACCAggaaatgaaattgagaaaactGGAAGAGCGCTTTTATCAGATGACGGGTGAAACCTGGAAGTTAAGCACCGGTCATAAACTTGGGGGTGACGAAGATTTGGGGCTTGAAAATGAGAGCCAGACATCTTTTGAAACATCAAACAGAGAAGCAGCAAAGAGAAGGAACTTGCCTAAGCCTCTAACCAAAATTTCACCATCTGCTGAGCAGCCTACGCAGAAGGAGGTTCTTAATCTACCTGAAGAACCTCCTGAAGCAGCTGAAGAA GTCTTATTTGACTGGATGAAGAAAATCGGGTACCACACATCCCTATACAGCCTTTCTACTTCCTTTCCCAGACGGCCTCTGGAAGTGGGGGGAGGCTGGTCACTGCAGGACATAGGAATAACCATGGATACTGTACTCAatgtggaagagagagagcagagcagctAA
- the LOC121476005 gene encoding UBX domain-containing protein 8-like isoform X1 encodes MASRGVVGIFLLSALPILCLELRRGSPDLGVKDLILLCGRIFLLLALLTLIISVTTSWLNSFKSSQVYLKEEEEKNEKRQKLVRKKQQEAQGEKASRYIENVLKPHQEMKLRKLEERFYQMTGETWKLSTGHKLGGDEDLGLENESQTSFETSNREAAKRRNLPKPLTKISPSAEQPTQKEVVTVALRCPSGNVLRRRFLKSCSSQVLFDWMKKIGYHTSLYSLSTSFPRRPLEVGGGWSLQDIGITMDTVLNVEEREQSS; translated from the exons ATGGCTTCTCGTGGGGTTGTTGGGattttcctcctctctgctctccccaTCTTGTGTCTGGAGCTCCGGCGTGGGAGCCCTGATCTAGGAGTTAAAGATCTAATTTTGCTGTGTGGTCGGATTTTCTTACTCCTTGCTCTTCTTACTTTAATTATTTCTGTGACTACCTCATGGCTTAATTCATTTAAATCATCTCAAGTATatctgaaagaagaagaagagaagaatgagaaacGGCAAAAACTtgtcagaaaaaaacaacaagagGCACAGGGTGAAAAGGCCAGCAGATACATAGAGAATGTTCTAAAACCTCACCAggaaatgaaattgagaaaactGGAAGAGCGCTTTTATCAGATGACGGGTGAAACCTGGAAGTTAAGCACCGGTCATAAACTTGGGGGTGACGAAGATTTGGGGCTTGAAAATGAGAGCCAGACATCTTTTGAAACATCAAACAGAGAAGCAGCAAAGAGAAGGAACTTGCCTAAGCCTCTAACCAAAATTTCACCATCTGCTGAGCAGCCTACGCAGAAGGAGG TAGTTACTGTTGCTCTCCGATGTCCAAGCGGGAATGTCCTGAGAAGAAGATTTTTGAAGTCTTGCAGTTCACAGGTCTTATTTGACTGGATGAAGAAAATCGGGTACCACACATCCCTATACAGCCTTTCTACTTCCTTTCCCAGACGGCCTCTGGAAGTGGGGGGAGGCTGGTCACTGCAGGACATAGGAATAACCATGGATACTGTACTCAatgtggaagagagagagcagagcagctAA